One genomic segment of Terriglobia bacterium includes these proteins:
- a CDS encoding fibronectin type III domain-containing protein, which yields MSLFSIAKPRSRRMVARTTVIVSVLVLSLFALSALANNPPAPPPLNFFNNYFVTGDYVVGGVGLRGSGVNGFATGTISIPDANSVPATGVPPGADIVAAFLYWQTIESSQTTFAGQQGYFNGYAIAGAVLGNPNAPVSWSSGGCTGWSNGSKTIRSYRADVRPYLKLDSNGHVQGVVRLADSGSNGGGAPLTLGASLVIIYRVLSPTVPLTSVVLYDGAFTPSNHSDDMLQGIQGFYEAAAGPVAKITHIVGNGQSNKSESVYLLNDKTHVAVRLPSLYGTKPPFPGYYNSSGKLYNGSWDNPTWVVNNYGSAVNAEDSSETTFVDPDCGCVSWSAVVFSSTVQNTDNDGLLNTWKTNHGYTDVKDGSWVDLTGAVLGQKDLFIQADYMHNCSSLNPDGTCDPANGHSHVPDPTAVAMMKAAFLAQGINLHLAPGNVIPETACTDDYSTSPPKLCPYPGQAGVVGWKGGFEFLKNQPLNYPDEASCEAATSPACIRRFQHGRKDSYHYALFGHSLGLANWTLQDGSLASLVDASNVATLTTLYPHGLTAGTDRVTVSDAISSANLSGTYFVQSVTSANSFTIQTANVPDGSYTKTTDPSLSVSKGTAGTTSGYSDIGGADSTITLGGWGADGQTVPVQAGTFMHELGHTLALTHGGLYFDTPGSSVGTIGPNCKPNFQSVMNYLFQVDLLGPNNVLDYSSQELTPLDESSASPSNVLASALFGTTTWYAPNQPVGSAATHHCDGSPLLATDPATFRLDGPSAAIQWSAGQDINFDGIPSSTLRGFNDWAHVDLRQIGATGNNIPGAGIFGVGGGIFGVGGGIFGVGGGIFGVGGGIFGVGGGIFGVGGGIFGVGGGIFGVGGGLGSGEITVEVANSVVRPPRNLNATLTAANAIQLSWTAPSFGTISAYKIYRAVNGGAASLYTTVTGAPPATSYLDTQVGCASYTYFVTAVLASDGRESVPSNTTASINVPCIFVGFLSPLATAGDSSNSGALEDDLIPIKWQITGPGGNFISALNFNTLGVYFSPLPANHVCPLPSTVPPGTNLTSLYNPSTGAVAAHSSFSYDTVHNQFVFKWNAEYFHTGCYIIELDLQDGHVERTALRVFEW from the coding sequence ATGTCGCTTTTCAGTATAGCGAAACCGCGTTCGCGCCGCATGGTGGCAAGGACGACCGTGATCGTGTCAGTACTTGTGCTGTCGCTGTTCGCGCTGTCAGCGTTGGCGAACAACCCGCCGGCGCCACCCCCTCTGAATTTCTTCAACAATTATTTCGTGACCGGCGATTACGTCGTCGGCGGGGTCGGGTTGCGCGGGTCGGGGGTCAACGGCTTCGCGACCGGGACCATTAGCATTCCCGACGCGAATTCCGTTCCTGCCACGGGCGTGCCTCCCGGCGCCGACATCGTCGCGGCGTTCCTCTACTGGCAGACTATCGAAAGTTCGCAGACGACGTTCGCCGGGCAGCAGGGGTATTTCAACGGTTACGCCATCGCGGGAGCAGTGCTGGGCAATCCCAACGCTCCCGTGTCGTGGAGCTCGGGTGGATGTACGGGCTGGTCCAACGGTTCCAAGACGATCCGGTCCTATCGCGCGGATGTGCGTCCCTATCTGAAGTTGGATTCGAATGGGCACGTCCAGGGTGTAGTGCGCCTGGCCGATAGTGGAAGCAATGGTGGCGGAGCCCCTCTGACCCTGGGCGCAAGCCTGGTGATCATTTACCGGGTTCTCTCGCCGACAGTTCCGCTGACCTCGGTGGTCCTCTACGACGGCGCTTTTACTCCGAGCAACCACTCGGATGACATGCTCCAGGGGATCCAGGGGTTCTATGAGGCTGCCGCAGGCCCGGTGGCGAAGATCACGCACATCGTGGGCAACGGTCAGAGTAACAAAAGTGAAAGCGTATATTTACTCAACGACAAGACCCACGTCGCTGTTCGCCTTCCCTCTCTGTACGGCACCAAGCCTCCGTTCCCGGGGTACTACAACAGCTCGGGAAAGCTCTACAACGGCTCCTGGGACAATCCGACCTGGGTGGTGAATAACTACGGCAGTGCCGTCAACGCCGAGGATTCTTCGGAGACGACTTTCGTGGACCCGGACTGCGGCTGTGTGTCATGGAGCGCAGTCGTCTTCAGCAGCACGGTGCAGAACACTGACAACGACGGACTGCTGAACACATGGAAGACCAACCATGGCTACACCGATGTGAAGGACGGTTCATGGGTGGATCTGACGGGTGCAGTCCTCGGCCAGAAGGACCTCTTCATCCAAGCCGATTACATGCACAACTGCAGCTCGTTAAACCCAGATGGGACCTGTGACCCGGCCAATGGACATTCGCATGTACCGGATCCGACTGCTGTGGCGATGATGAAAGCCGCATTCTTGGCGCAGGGCATCAACCTGCATCTGGCGCCGGGCAATGTAATCCCCGAGACCGCGTGTACCGACGACTACTCCACCTCGCCGCCGAAGCTGTGTCCATACCCTGGTCAAGCGGGGGTGGTTGGCTGGAAGGGCGGTTTTGAATTCCTCAAGAACCAGCCACTCAATTACCCGGACGAAGCCTCGTGCGAGGCCGCCACCAGCCCGGCGTGCATCAGGCGTTTCCAGCACGGGCGGAAGGATAGCTATCACTATGCATTGTTCGGCCATTCCCTGGGGCTGGCGAATTGGACCTTGCAAGACGGATCGCTGGCCAGCCTGGTGGACGCCAGTAACGTTGCAACATTGACTACTCTGTATCCCCACGGGCTTACGGCGGGGACGGACCGGGTTACCGTCTCCGACGCAATCTCGAGTGCCAATCTGAGCGGGACATACTTTGTCCAGAGTGTCACGTCGGCGAACAGTTTCACGATCCAAACCGCCAATGTACCCGACGGGAGTTACACCAAGACCACCGACCCCAGCCTTTCCGTCAGCAAGGGCACGGCCGGAACAACTTCCGGTTATTCCGACATTGGGGGGGCAGACTCGACCATTACGCTGGGTGGTTGGGGCGCCGACGGTCAAACCGTGCCGGTGCAAGCCGGAACGTTCATGCATGAACTCGGGCACACACTTGCATTGACGCATGGCGGCTTGTATTTCGACACCCCAGGTAGTTCCGTGGGTACGATTGGGCCCAACTGCAAACCGAACTTCCAGAGCGTGATGAATTACCTGTTCCAGGTGGACCTGTTGGGGCCCAATAACGTCCTGGACTATTCCAGTCAGGAGCTGACCCCACTGGACGAGAGCAGTGCGTCGCCGTCCAATGTGCTGGCGAGCGCCTTGTTCGGCACGACGACTTGGTATGCTCCCAATCAACCGGTAGGCAGTGCGGCGACGCATCATTGTGACGGCTCACCGCTGCTGGCAACCGACCCTGCTACGTTTCGTCTGGATGGTCCAAGCGCAGCGATTCAGTGGTCTGCCGGTCAGGACATTAATTTCGACGGCATTCCCAGTAGCACTTTGCGCGGCTTCAATGATTGGGCGCATGTTGACCTGCGGCAGATTGGCGCCACCGGAAACAACATACCGGGCGCCGGAATCTTCGGCGTGGGCGGCGGGATTTTCGGCGTCGGTGGCGGGATCTTCGGCGTGGGCGGCGGGATTTTCGGCGTCGGCGGCGGAATCTTTGGCGTCGGTGGCGGGATCTTCGGCGTGGGCGGCGGAATCTTTGGCGTCGGTGGCGGGATCTTCGGCGTGGGCGGCGGCTTAGGCAGTGGGGAGATAACTGTCGAGGTGGCCAACTCCGTTGTCCGTCCTCCGAGGAACCTCAACGCAACCCTGACGGCGGCTAACGCCATACAACTGAGCTGGACCGCCCCAAGCTTCGGTACGATTTCAGCTTATAAAATCTACCGCGCAGTGAATGGCGGGGCTGCCAGCCTCTACACCACGGTCACGGGCGCCCCTCCGGCGACCAGTTACCTCGACACACAAGTGGGCTGCGCCAGTTACACATATTTCGTGACTGCCGTGCTGGCGTCGGATGGCCGGGAGAGCGTTCCTTCGAATACGACTGCCAGTATCAATGTTCCTTGCATCTTCGTCGGGTTCCTGTCACCGCTCGCAACGGCTGGGGATAGTTCTAACTCGGGCGCCCTTGAGGATGACCTTATTCCCATCAAGTGGCAAATCACCGGCCCGGGCGGTAATTTCATCAGCGCGCTGAATTTCAACACGTTGGGGGTGTACTTCAGCCCGCTGCCAGCGAATCACGTGTGCCCGCTGCCCAGCACTGTGCCGCCGGGTACCAACCTGACTTCGCTGTACAATCCGTCAACCGGGGCGGTTGCAGCGCACAGCTCGTTCAGCTACGACACCGTCCACAACCAGTTCGTCTTTAAATGGAACGCCGAGTATTTCCACACCGGTTGCTACATTATTGAGCTGGATTTGCAGGATGGCCATGTAGAGAGGACTGCGCTGAGGGTGTTCGAGTGGTAA
- a CDS encoding cold-shock protein produces the protein MEQGTVKWFNDAKGYGFISRQNGEDVFVHYSAIQAGGFRSLQEGQVVQFNVVKGPKGWQAENVQPV, from the coding sequence ATGGAACAAGGAACAGTAAAGTGGTTCAACGACGCCAAGGGGTATGGATTCATCAGCCGGCAGAATGGGGAGGACGTTTTTGTCCATTACTCGGCCATCCAGGCCGGAGGCTTCCGCAGCTTGCAGGAAGGCCAAGTGGTGCAGTTTAACGTCGTCAAGGGGCCCAAGGGTTGGCAAGCGGAAAACGTGCAGCCGGTTTAA
- a CDS encoding ABC transporter permease, whose translation MNTHSSAVPESFDSQGVAPAVMSATRPMYWSVRRELWENRSIFIAPLAVAALFLFGFLISTIRLPGKVRAALVLDIIQQHNLVAQPYLIASGLMMLTTLVVGVFYCLDALHGERRDRSILFWKSLPVSDLTAVLSKAITPIVILPLVNFAITVVTQWIMLLVSTAVLLGSGLSVAPLWTHASLFQTWLMLLYHLLTVHGLWYAPIYGWLLLVSVWARRSPFLWAALPLLAIGVVEKIAFNTSHFAAMLVNRMLGGGGGSDDFMTGSLSMDPLMHFTPGQFLFSPGLWIGLAIAAAFLAAAVRLRRYQGPI comes from the coding sequence ATGAATACTCATTCGAGTGCCGTGCCTGAGTCCTTCGACTCCCAGGGAGTCGCGCCCGCGGTCATGTCAGCGACTCGGCCAATGTATTGGTCGGTGCGACGCGAATTGTGGGAGAACCGTTCCATCTTTATCGCGCCGCTGGCCGTTGCCGCCCTGTTTCTGTTCGGCTTCTTGATCAGCACCATTCGTCTGCCGGGCAAGGTGCGTGCTGCGTTGGTGCTCGACATCATACAGCAGCACAACTTGGTCGCGCAGCCGTACCTAATCGCTTCGGGTCTGATGATGCTGACCACTCTTGTCGTCGGGGTGTTCTACTGTCTCGACGCGCTGCACGGCGAACGTCGCGATCGCAGCATCCTGTTCTGGAAGTCGCTGCCGGTTTCCGATCTCACGGCCGTGCTTTCCAAGGCGATCACTCCGATCGTGATCCTCCCGCTGGTCAACTTCGCGATCACCGTTGTGACGCAGTGGATCATGCTGTTGGTGAGCACCGCGGTCCTGCTGGGGAGCGGTCTGAGTGTCGCGCCGCTATGGACCCATGCGTCGCTGTTCCAGACGTGGCTGATGCTGCTCTACCACCTCCTGACTGTTCATGGCCTCTGGTACGCGCCAATCTATGGCTGGCTGCTGCTGGTGTCAGTGTGGGCAAGGCGCTCGCCATTTCTATGGGCCGCCTTACCGCTGCTCGCGATCGGCGTCGTCGAGAAGATTGCGTTTAATACTTCGCATTTCGCCGCGATGCTGGTAAACCGCATGCTCGGTGGTGGGGGAGGCAGCGACGACTTCATGACCGGCAGCCTCTCGATGGATCCCCTGATGCACTTTACTCCGGGTCAGTTCCTGTTCAGCCCGGGTCTGTGGATCGGGCTGGCAATCGCCGCGGCATTCCTCGCCGCAGCCGTCCGGCTGCGCCGCTATCAAGGGCCGATCTGA
- a CDS encoding ABC transporter ATP-binding protein, with translation MACIEARGLRKAFGTTIALDGINLRVEEGRILGLIGPNGAGKTTALNAILGLIPYQGELSVLGRNPWTERDQLMRDASFIADVAVLPRWLQVSQALDYVAGVHPRFDRAKAEGFLAKTTIRRASKVRELSKGMVAQLHLALVMAIDAKLLVLDEPTLGLDILYRKQFYDSLLNDYFDRSRTIVVTTHQVEEVQHVLTDLMFINRGRIVLDCSMEQLESRYLEVMVHPEQLAAARALKPMHERQGFGRSILLFDAVDRQQLAALGEVRTPSIADLFVAVIGDPAGETQGAAV, from the coding sequence ATGGCATGCATAGAAGCACGCGGTCTCCGTAAGGCGTTCGGAACAACGATCGCGCTGGACGGCATCAATTTGCGTGTTGAAGAGGGCCGCATCCTCGGACTCATTGGTCCCAACGGCGCAGGCAAGACCACCGCACTCAACGCGATTCTCGGCCTCATTCCCTACCAGGGAGAACTGAGTGTGCTGGGACGCAACCCCTGGACCGAGCGTGATCAGCTCATGCGCGACGCCTCGTTCATTGCCGATGTCGCCGTGCTGCCGCGCTGGTTGCAGGTTTCGCAGGCGCTCGATTACGTCGCCGGCGTGCACCCGCGATTCGATCGCGCGAAGGCGGAAGGTTTTCTGGCGAAGACCACGATCCGCCGCGCCAGCAAAGTCAGGGAATTATCCAAGGGCATGGTGGCCCAACTGCATCTCGCCCTGGTCATGGCCATTGACGCGAAGCTGCTGGTGCTGGACGAGCCGACGCTTGGTCTCGACATCCTCTATCGCAAGCAGTTCTACGATTCCCTGCTGAACGACTACTTCGATCGCAGTCGCACCATCGTGGTGACGACGCACCAGGTGGAAGAGGTCCAGCACGTCCTCACCGATCTCATGTTCATCAACCGCGGCCGCATCGTACTCGATTGCAGCATGGAACAATTGGAGTCGCGCTATCTGGAAGTGATGGTGCATCCCGAGCAACTCGCCGCGGCACGGGCGCTCAAGCCAATGCACGAGCGCCAGGGGTTCGGTCGCAGCATCCTGCTGTTCGATGCTGTCGATCGTCAGCAACTCGCCGCACTGGGCGAGGTGCGGACACCCAGCATCGCCGACTTGTTCGTTGCCGTGATCGGCGATCCGGCCGGAGAAACACAAGGAGCGGCTGTATGA
- a CDS encoding GntR family transcriptional regulator, protein MDLEWNDSQPIYRQLRDRVVAMILDGVLKEGDPLPSVRHVAAEYRVNPLTVLKGYQQLVDEGLVEAKRGRGMFINAGARSLLLKGERQKFLAEEWPRVQATIQRLGLTAEELLDGVTHRSSPDDAQSKPAESNPPEKER, encoded by the coding sequence ATGGACCTTGAGTGGAACGACAGTCAGCCGATTTACCGTCAGCTTCGCGACCGTGTCGTCGCGATGATACTCGACGGAGTTCTCAAGGAAGGCGACCCGCTGCCCTCGGTGCGCCATGTCGCGGCCGAGTATCGGGTCAATCCGCTCACGGTTCTGAAGGGCTATCAGCAACTGGTGGACGAGGGGCTGGTCGAGGCCAAACGAGGCCGCGGCATGTTCATCAATGCCGGCGCGCGCAGTTTGTTGCTCAAGGGCGAACGCCAGAAGTTTCTTGCCGAAGAATGGCCCCGGGTCCAGGCAACCATTCAGCGGCTCGGCCTGACGGCGGAAGAACTCCTGGACGGCGTAACCCACCGGTCGTCTCCAGATGACGCACAGTCGAAACCCGCCGAGTCGAATCCCCCCGAGAAGGAGCGCTGA